In the Deinococcus sp. NW-56 genome, AGGGCATATGAAATTGCTAGAATGGGAACGTTTTTTTGATACAGCCGGGTGGCAAAAATGCGACGGCAGTCTTTTAGACCAAGAAACACACCCTCTGCCAGCTTTCCGTCTGAATGCATTTTTTTAAAAAATCGGTGAAGACTATATTGGATTTCGCGCCCCCGAAAAGCCTGTCTTCGTGCGCTGTATTGAAGTTGCAGCAGGAAGGGTTGTGAGAGTTCAAATGATTTCGACACACAGTCATATCGGTCCACCACCGGATAGGTATCGTGATTCGCCTGTACTCTATCAATTATTCTGCATATAAAAGAAAAAGCTTCAGGCGAAAGGTCGATAATCCGTGGTAGAATTGTCTTGCTCGCCGCAATTCTAAGGGATGCAACGCGCATACCCGTTGCACTCCTCCTGTTAATCAGGTCGGTTCGCTTAAGCTTGAATAACTCTACGGGACGCAACCCGGTTCGAATAAGAATCTCGACGGAAGCCCACATCCAGAATGCCTGCTCCTCACGGTTGCGGATCTGGAAGTGGCCCCTGCCTTTAGAGTCTGCGCGTTTTATTGTGTCGCGCAAATGTTCTTGTGCTTGCTTTCTCCTAGTGACATCCTCTGATTGAAGCTTCATGTACGTAACTCCACCCACTTGAAATACCTCGCCCCCTTCGCTTTGTAAGGTATGCGTGAGCAATTCCTGGGCGTGCTCATAGTTCTCCTTCAAAAGCCGCCTTATCTGGGTTAAATGAGGCAGGAGCGACAAGGTGTGCTGCTGCATTTTGTCTAGCGCCACATCCTGAATTAATTTGGCGCGACGGGATTCATTACTCGAAATGGGGCTTTCAGCAGCAAATTCTCTCCATTGACTAGGATTTTCAGCGGCCTTCCTATTAAGGAAGGCGTACAACGCACTGATGGCATGAAAGCTCCGCTTTGGGTTCGTTTGACGACCTGTTCTGGGGTGAATTCTTAAGCTGGCCTTAAGCTGTTGCGCAGTCTGAAACGACAGATTGAAACCACTTTGTTGACGTTCCGTCTCAGGGATTTGCTTCCAGAAACGCCGGATGAGGAAGCGACATTCCCGCATCACCGAATCTGGCGCCAGGGTAAGCTGCCGTTCTGCAAAGTAGGCCTCAAACACCGACAGGATTTTTGGTTCATCCAAGCCTTCCTCAATGAGCATGGTCCGAATTGCGAGCGGCTTCAGGTGAGCGTTCCAGGAGTACGCCAGGGGTGTGTCCTCCACCACCTCAAGGTCGACCAACAACTGGTACAGGCTGAGCAAGCCGATGTTGCTGAACATTCCCTGAAGCCGTGCCTGATCGAAGGCAAGCAGGTCGGCTGTCGTGAGGGTTCGCAAACGTTTACCCGTGTGCATGAGCAATAGAGCCAAGCAGTTCTGGCTGTCCACAGCCCTCCAGCCCGCATAGACGCGAGCTCTCGCTGCCTGTGCCACCAGATCGAAAGCCTCAGCATCCGTAGTGGCCGCTAGCTGACTACCCTTCAAAACGCGGCATGAGAGTCGTCAGGGTACGCCAGGACGACGGGGACGGGTGCAGCAGCAGGTCTTGGAGATGGTCGAGGCCAAGCCGGAACACGGACACCGCACGGTGTCCGTGTTTCTTGATCTGTACGTCCTTCTTGTTTGCCAGCAGCTCCCCAGTCACGCAGGCCCAGATGAACGCCACGCTGACCACCGTCAATAGGGTGGACACCCGCTCCGCGCGGGTCAGGCCCGTGTCCTCCAAGTTGAAGCCCCTGGTTTTCAAGGCAGAGTGCAGATTCTCTGCCTGCCAGCGCCCTGCGTATCGTCGAAGATTTGGCCCCACGTGACCCCGGTACGCGAGGTAAAGCGTTTCTCCAGCCGCATTCTTCGTCGCGGCGACGCGAAGCGATACCCCGTAGATCAGGGTCTGGCGCCGCCAGACCCTGACTTCACCGACCTGGAGCTTCTTGAAGACGGCCCACACGGGCAGACGGTGTTGGCCGATGGTGGCGCGTGCCGGGAGTCGAATACAGGGCGCGATGCCATGTTGATCGAGGAAGCGGAACCAGTGCTGCCCAATAAACTCGCGGTCGGCCAGGAGGCACCGGACCGGCCGATCTGGGCAGAGGGTCAGGAAGCGCGCCACGAGTGATTCCCTGGTTCGGGAATCACTCGCCCCACCATGTGGGAGCAGCGTCCACATCAGGGGCAGACTGAACCCATTCCAGACTGCAGAGAGCAGCAGGATGTTCACGTCCTGCTGGCCGAATCTCCAGTTCGTCCGGTCTAAGATCAGGTCCAAGGGACCCTCTGGCAGGAAGGAAAGGGCGAAGCGGGGAAAGAGACCCTCCGGAAAGGAAAACTGGACGAAGCGACACAGCCGCTGGTAGCGGGCCGTGAGCGTGCCTGGCAACGTGACGTGGGTTTTGAGGCTGTACAGGACCACCGTACGAGCCTGGATGACCGCCAGGACCAAGGCCGTGAAGACGACCAGGCGGCGGGCATCAAGAGGAAAGGCAGACCGCAGGGCAGTCTGCAAGGTATCGTGGGGGGGTCGGCTCCCAGGGGTTTTCATCGCAGAAACACCGTACAGGAGCCGACTTTCTGCTGCCCGTCACCCGTTTTGAAGAGTAGTCAGGGCCGCTAGACATCTGGCCATGCCGTTGCTTTTGAAGGTGTCCAGCCATGGGTAAGAAGGGCGAATGACTCTCAAGCAGGTCAGAGTTGGCAGCGCCAGACGCATACTCAGGAGTTGCACCTCGCATAGCGCAGTGAATAGCCGTGCTGGCGGAGAAATTCCGAGTTTCTGCTGAACGTCAGGAGCAGGCGGTTCAAATGAACGTCTGGCATGACCGTCATCAGTGCCAGAGCAGCACACGCCTCCAGGGTCATCCCGGTCTCTCGGTGCAGGATGGCCAGTGTCCAGGCCAGGAACACCAGCAGGACCCAGCGATCCAGGCCCACAGCAGTTCGCAATGCGAACTGCGCCAGACCAAACTGGTGCTTGCCCTCCTTGAAGAACGATTCCTCACTCCACCGCTTTGCCCCCTCGGCGACCACCTCGTCGCCTTCCATCAGTTCCGAAGAAACCGCGTGAAACACCCGGTCTCCACGGTCGACGCGACCCAGCACCAGCGGGTCATGCGGCCAGTTCTTCAATTCGATGTAGCCTCCATGCGGACAGTCAGCCACCGTGACCTCGCCTGGGTGCATCGTCCGCCGGGTTGACCGAACGCCCACCACAAACTCGAAGCCCAGCTGCCTGACTTCATCCAGGAAGACAGCGGATTCGAATCCGCTGTCTGCTAACACGCGAATCCGGAATCGACGACGGATCGCGTCTGGGACGGTTCGCAGAAGTTCTCGTGCCAGAGTCACTGGGGTCGCTGTCCCCTTGCCCCGGTAGACCCGGTACCCCACGGGAAACTTCACCGCTCCGTATTCGGCGAACAACACGACCAGATGGATGCCGTGAACCTCGTTGTAGACGCGAACGAAGGGCAGCGTGCTGCCCTTTTTTTCGATGCTGGTCAGGTCGACACTCAGCCGCAGGAGTGGGCGGTGTTTTCGTCGGGCCGCGACAAGCAGCGCGTCCCACTGGGCGCGCTGCAAGATGGCCCAACCCTGTGCCGTATCCCAGGGGTACTCGTTCAGGAGGCGGCTCAGCGCACTTTTGCTGACCAACTCAGCGCGGTGCAACGCCGTTTTGGTGGCAGTGTCCAGGAACATCGACAGCGCAGCCTCCAGGCTGCGCTGTTGGTAGGACGTGGTTGGAACGGCCAGGAACTCATCTGCCAGAATGCGGACGCGCTCCCCCAGAATCTGTGACGTAGACACTCCCAGATTTTCTCGGCTGGGAGCGCTTCCCCGTCGTTATGCAGGTGCAACTCCTGAGGCATAGCCTCGTGCTGAAATTTCGTTTCCGCGGATGCTCCCTGACCCTCGCTGAGCATTTGCGCTTCCGCTTGCTCCCAACGTTCCTGCCAAGTGACCCCATCAAACGTCATCAACCAGTCCAGCAGATAACCCACTCCAAGACGGTGCTTTTTCATGGAGAATGGCGTGTAGCCCCGCAAGCGCCCCACCTCGGTCGCCAGACGCCGCAGTTCATCCGGCGTGGCGTCCGGGGCCACATTCATCAATTCAGTCATTGCGTTCCACTGCCAAACACTCTGTTAAAGGCCTCGGCGTCGTATCCCTCGGCCACATCTACATCATCTAACTCTGCAAAAGAGTCGATTCGGGCGCTGATCCTCGCGGCGTCATAGATGCCATCAACCCCCAGATAGCGTTGCGTGGAGAGCAAGTCCCGGTGCCGCAGGTGCCGCTTCACCGCCAACAGGGGCAGATCGGCACTACTAGCCAGTGCTGTGGCGCTGGTCGCCCTGAAATCGTGGGCCGTGACGTTGCTGCCGAATTCCGTGTTCAGGCGTCGCAAGACAGCCCGCAGAGCGGTATAGGTCATAGGGCGCACCTTTCCCCGCTCCATCAGCCAGAGGGGATCGCCCGGCGCGGCAGGGCCTGGTCTTTCCGCCAGATAGTCCCTGAGCAGAACCAGTAAGCGACTGGATACGGCCACCGCTGTCTTAAAGGCTTGCCCTTTCGTCGTCAGCATGACCTTACGCGCTTCCCATTGAATGTCGCCGACCGTCATGGCGAGCACTTCCATGGCGCGACCTGCCGTGCAAAACAGCGCCTCAATCAATGCCCGGTCCCGGGCTGAACTGGGAACATCCCGAAAGCGCTGCAGCAGATCGGCGGGCAGGGCGTGGGCTGTGCGCTGCGGCACGCGTTGACGAAACGCCCGGACTTGGTGGTAGTGGTAAGCTGACTACCCTTCAAAACGCGGCATGAGAGTCGTCAGGGTACGCCAGGACGACGGGGACGGGTGCAGCAGCAGGTCTTGGAGATGGTCGAGGCCAAGCCGGAACACGGACACCGCACGGTGTCCGTGTTTCTTGATCTGTACGTCCTTCTTGTTTGCCAGCAGCTCCCCAGTCACGCAGGCCCAGATGAACGCCACGCTGACCACCGTCAATAGGGTGGACACCCGCTCCGCGCGGGTCAGGCCCGTGTCCTCCAAGTTGAAGCCCCTGGTTTTCAAGGCAGAGTGCAGATTCTCTGCCTGCCAGCGCCCTGCGTATCGTCGAAGATTTGGCCCCACGTGACCCCGGTACGCGAGGTAAAGCGTTTCTCCAGCCGCATTCTTCGTCGCGGCGACGCGAAGCGATACCCCGTAGATCAGGGTCTGGCGCCGCCAGACCCTGACTTCACCGACCTGGAGCTTCTTGAAGACGGCCCACACGGGCAGACGGTGTTGGCCGATGGTGGCGCGTGCCGGGAGTCGAATACAGGGCGCGATGCCATGTTGATCGAGGAAGCGGAACCAGTGCTGCCCAATAAACTCGCGGTCGGCCAGGAGGCACCGGACCGGCCGATCTGGGCAGAGGGTCAGGAAGCGCGCCACGAGTGATTCCCTGGTTCGGGAATCACTCGCCCCACCATGTGGGAGCAGCGTCCACATCAGGGGCAGACTGAACCCATTCCAGACTGCAGAGAGCAGCAGGATGTTCACGTCCTGCTGGCCGAATCTCCAGTTCGTCCGGTCTAAGATCAGGTCCAAGGGACCCTCTGGCAGGAAGGAAAGGGCGAAGCGGGGAAAGAGACCCTCCGGAAAGGAAAACTGGACGAAGCGACACAGCCGCTGGTAGCGGGCCGTGAGCGTGCCTGGCAACGTGACGTGGGTTTTGAGGCTGTACAGGACCACCGTACGAGCCTGGATGACCGCCAGGACCAAGGCCGTGAAGACGACCAGGCGGCGGGCATCAAGAGGAAAGGCAGACCGCAGGGCAGTCTGCAAGGTATCGTGGGGGGGTCGGCTCCCAGGGGTTTTCATCGCAGAAACACCGTACAGGAGCCGACTTTCTGCTGCCCGTCACCCGTTTTGAAGAGTAGTCAGAGTGGTAAGACTTGGGGTCGGAGGCGATCACCCCAGGTTTTATCCGGCCCAGCGGATGCTGGGGAGGGCCCAGAGCCGCGCTCTCCAGGACGTCGTAGAACAGGCCCACCACCGTGAGCCGCTGCTTGATCGTGGCTGGAGCATACCCCGGGCGCAGCGTACTCTTGCCGGTGACGGCGTTGATGCTGCCCGGCCGGGGCGCCGCCGCAGAGCGGCGAGCCCGTTGGGGGTTAGCCTTGGTTCTCAATTCCAGGAGGTAGTCCACCACGTCCTGGCGGCTTACCTCGTTCACTTTTCTGCGCCGCCCATGCAGGAATTGGAGCCAGTCCAGGAGGGCAAAGGCGTAGCTGCGTTGGGTGGTCAACAGCCCGAGACGGGCGCAGGTGTCCCGCAGGAACAGATCCGCTTCGTGGACAGGATGGCCCGCCTCATCAATGATCTGAAAGTAGGGTACGGATTCGGGCATGGTAAGGACGGACAGCGGCATATAAGGTTTGGCACTTTAGGTCCCTGCTCCCCCGAATGCAATTTAAGACGGCTCACGCAGCGCCTGATCCGGCGGTAGCGGGAACGCGGGGAACAGCTCCCCGGGCGCTACTCCAAGCTGGCTGGCCAAGCGCACGTAGCTGATCGCGCCTGCATTCAACTGGCCCTTCTCGATCTTCCACAGGTGTGTGCGGTGCAGGCCCGCGCGGTCGGCCAGCTCGTCCAGCCCTAGCTCATGAGCCTGCCGCAAGGCGCGGATATGAGCCCCCAGTCGTTCTAGGTACTGCACCTCTTGGATCGAGAGGGCAGAGGAGCGGCGTTTCACAGACATCCCGTCAGGCTTCCCGCTCCCTTCACTTCTTCGCTACTTCAAATCAGATGTCATCTGATTTGATACATTCCGCCCGATGTCCCATGGTCCCTCGTTCCTGCCTCCTCCTCCCTGGCGCCTCCAGCGGGTCGTCCCCGAAGCGCACTGCCGGTGGTGGCTGCTCCTAGACGGGGACTACGCCCTTCTCGTTGAAACGCTCTGGCAAGACGAACAGCCGCGCCTCCACTTGGATACGCCGCCCTTCAAGCCCGGTGATCTTTGCGACGACCCCCTTACACAGATCTACTTGGGCCACCTGCGTGTCGTTCTCAGCACCAATGCAGCCGCCTTTTACCGCCCGATGAAAGCGTGCCTGCCCACGCTGCCTGATCTCCCCGCCACCCCAGACCAGATACTCCGGACCTACGGCATTGACAGCACCGTTCTTGCCGCCCTCCAAGCGCGATATGCCGTTCACCTACCGCTCCTCCATAGGCGCCTGCTTGACCTCGCACTGGCCCTCCGGCAGGCCCTGGGCCTCTGCGGAAGCGGCCTCATCCAACTGCTGCACTGGCAGTGGCACAGTCCCTCCCGGCGCACGGCGACAATCTGGCCCACACCCCTTGCTGCCATCTTGGACGGCGCGCTCGCACAGGTGGAAGCGACCCTCTACCCCCACGCAGCGGGTGGCGGATGGACGTGGACGCTCGCTCCCGAGGAGCAAAGGTGAGGTGCAGCATCCCGGTAGAGGCCGCGACACAAACCTCCGCTTTGGGCGGGATCACCGAGGTCTTAGTGGAACCCGGCGTCCACCAGCTCTGGGTGACCCTCGGCCATGAACAGACCTATCGTCTGGACCTCCAACCTCTGTTGGACATCGAGACGCACCGCACCCTACGGCTGACGACCCTGTTCGCTCGGGTGCAGGTCGGCCCGGGGGGCCAGCACCTCATCTGGCCCGGAGGAGTCCAACTGGACCTCCCCTCCCTCCTGGAAAAGCCCGGCGCACAGCTCCCAGCGAGAACCCTAGCTGTTGTTCCAGCCCGACACCGCTACCGGCCCCTGCTGCCCTATCTGCTGCACCAACAGCCAGCCACCTACCTACGCCCCACTCCCATCGAGCCGGTGACGGTCCAGCGGCTTCTCCGCTTACGTACCAGCGAGCTCGATCAAGTGCTTCGGGGTGTCCCCGTCCCTGCAGAGCCACTGCTCAACCGCCTCTACGACCTTGGCGTCTTCCTCACCAGCCATTTCGCTGAGGACCATCTCTACGCCCTGATGCGCCGGCCCTGGCGGTACGGCGAGCAACAGTGCCCCCGGCAACCCCTCCTCCACACCATGCTCGGCTGCCTCCAGAACGGACGCCCCGATCTCATTGAGCGTCCCTGCATGCTCATTGCAACAGGAGAGTAACTATCCCCTATTCCGCCTTGCACACTGCGATAGCGCGGCTCACCATGTCCCTATTGCGCCGCACCTGCTGTAACCCCGTTTCCAAGCGCTCACCAGCAATCAGCACGCCAGCCACCACTCCAGCGAACAGATAGCTGTAGGGCTTTAATCCATCAAATATCGCTGTCAAAGCGCTCCAACTCCCCAGCATCACGGCTAGGGTTCCAAGTACTCCAGCCGTCTTCAGGCCGCCGATCAGGAAAATCATTCCCGTTTCTACTGCGGCAATGCGCTGGCTCAGCATAGTGTCAACTTCCGTCAGGGCGGAGAGGGGAAATACCTGCAATTGCTGGAGAACAGGTACCTCAGCTCCCCCCCGACTCCGCAGGGCTGCAACCATGTCGAGGCCAGGTGCCCGCACGTCACGCCAGCTGGCGCGCAACATAACGACAAGGACAACCAGGAGAAGTCCCATACCCAGTCACGAGGCGACGTCCCAATTCATACTCGCCCCCGTCCAGAGCAGCACAGCGGAGAGAATCAGATCATGCCGAGGATCACCTACGACCCCTCCCGAGAAGATTGGGCCGGCACCGAATGCTCTTGCTGGGTGTAGGTCAGGAGGTTGTCATGAATACTGGTGACGTCATGGTCCAGAGGCACAGGAATACGGTATAGGCTCACGCTCCGACACTGTTGCTCAAATCCGATCTTCCCCCTTCCCTAAAATGGTCCCATGCCCCGGCAGAAACTTCCTCCCGCCACGGAGATGGCCCGTTTCGTGGCGGAGCTGTCCCGCCGCTTCGGGGATGAGGCTCAGCTCCCGGACCCCCTACCGACGCGCGGACCCGCCTTCGAGCAACTCAAGGCTCTGTACCAAGGCTGGGCAGCCGTACACTGGGTCGAGCAGCATGGTGAGCAAGTAGACCCCGAGACCGTGGCGTCCCTGCTCAAGACCAGTCGCGTCCGGGCGGGGAACAGCACGGACAAGCAACTTTGGCGCGAACGCATCCTCTATGTTGTGCCCCTCCGGGAGCATTACCGCCTCCCCTCGAAGGTCTGGCAGTGGGTGCTGCGCGCCGGGGTGGCCGCCGGACACTTCCCAACTGTAGTGGCCCCGGATGCCGTCACTCTCCCCGCTGCTGAGAGCCAGCCCTACCTGATCACCATGGGCAACAAGCCCGCCGTCATGATCGACCGGGCGACCCGTGGGCCTGACGGCTGGGACGACATGACCCTCCAGTATCACGAAGCCTTCGAGAACGGCCTCGTCTTGAATTACTTCGAGGAGAACGCGGGAAAAGACGCCCTGCGCCAGCAGCTCATGACCCTCGACCCCCGCACCTCGGACGTCTGGCGGCTGCTTACCGCCAAGGCCCTCGAGCACGAGCAAGATGACTTGTTCACCCCCATCACCATCAAGCCGGGGGAACTGGCCAAGGCCCTGGGTCTCAAGCCGCATCCGAATGGCAGTGTCCGTCCCAAAGATCTGCTGCGGTGTACCGATAGCCTCTTCCATCTGGAGCGCCTGTGGCTGACCCTGCCCGACGCCGGGCCTGACGACGACGAGGGTACCCGGCAGCGGGTCCTGGCGGTGATGGCCCGCGGCCGCTCCCGCAAAGTCGAAGGCCAGTCCATCCCCAGCTCGTGGACCATTGTGCTGGGCACTTGGGCCAAGTACTTCCCACGCAGCTTCGCGCCGATCTTCCGAGGCCTGGTAGAACTGCCTGCCAACTCCGCCACCAACCTCTGGGCCAAGCAGATCGGGACCGAACTCTCCTACTGGCTGCGGGAGACGGCAGGCGACAGGGCAACGGTTCGCTACATTCCCGTACAACTCCTACTCCAGCGCGCGAGCCTGATGCAGGAAGTCCTGGATCTGCGGGAACACAAGAACCAGAACCGTGCCTTCGAACGCTTCGAAGCGGCTCTTGAGCTCCTCGGCACCCTGGGCCTGCATGAGCGCTGGTCCTACGAAGTCCGCAGCGCTGCAGCAATGGATCAGGCGCAGGGCAAGCCAGAATTTTTCGAGACCTGGCTGGCAAGCTTCGTCGAACTGCAGGTGCCCGAAGCTTTTCTACGCTCCATCGCTGAACTGACCCAGCGGGAAAGTGGAACGCTGAAATCCCGACACCTGACTGCCGTACGGGGCCGGTAAAAATTCCTTCTCAGGGCGGCCCCAGTCGTTTTACCGACACCTGATTGCCGAAGCAGGCCGATAGATCCGGTACAGAAAAGCTTTTTCGCTTGCGCACGATATTCGGGCGTTTCACCGACACCTGACTGCCGAACAGGAGGTGTTATTTCGACACCTACCTGCCGACATTCGGTGGTTTCCACGACACCTGACTGCCGTGCCCCGTCGTTTTCACCGACACCTGACTGCCGAAGATGCGACGTTATTGCGACACCTGACTGCCGAAGCCAGGCAAGGCTGAAACTTGAAATTACTCGTGCCAGCCGCATAAGGGGCGATCAAGGAGGGCAGCGTCAAGCCCAGTACAGAGCCTTGCGTGATTGTCCGGAAGCCCGAAAAGCGGACAGTACAGTGGTTCCGGCACTCCTCTATTCCGCGTGAGCATGACTGGAGCTGCCCCATCCCTGGAGGCCGACCTGCCTGAGGACGACCCACGAGAGTCCACAGTCCAACACTGAAAAATCCCGCTGGCGGCGGGATAGCTCAGTCCTACTCTGTAGATGACCAGCACCTGAAACAGCGGTCAGTCTACGGGGCGTCCCCTGCTGTTGCAAGTGGAGCGACATGACTGCCCGAACCACCCCTGTCAAGACTTTCCCTCAACCCCGAGCGTTTACCCCTGAAGAAGTCCTATTGCGGCAGCAAGCGCAGCAGCGACTTCTCCAGCAGCGGATAAACGTAAACGCTCAGGTATCAAGTCAGAAGAAAAACCGCTCCTTCGAGGCCGCTTTCCGCGCAAACGTACACCCCCGATTGTTACCGGAACACCAACCACAGCCCAAATCGAGCCAGCCCATCGGCCAATTCAGGAACTCACCTCGCCTCGCCTCTGAAACCGTCCTCCCCGCGTGTCTTGACGCCGCGCTGGACCGAATCAAACGTCCTCGTCCGGGCACCCCTGCCGCACGGGCGGCCGAAGCCGTAGAACGGGCGCGTCCTATCGTCGAGGCCTACATCAGGCGCCGTGACGCCCGGCATAACGCCCTGATGGTGCTCAGGGCCCTGACACAGGCGGCCTACACCCTGATTGAGCGCCGTGGCCAGAGCCAAGAGCACACCACCACCTACACCTTTTTCACGGTGCTGGACTTGCTCCCCATCGTCACCCGGTTGTCGAGCGATCAGTGTGAACGGGCCACCCGAAAACTGCAGGACATCGGTCTCATCCACAAGAGTTCCGGTGCCATCCCCATGGGGGGCCAAGAGCGAACTGCGGAGAGAGGCGGACCCAGACTGTACCGCGGCGGCACCTGGACCACCACGACGTTCCTGAACGCCGAGACTGGGGAACGCACCGAGGTGCGGGCCTGTGCGGGAACCTGGATCGCAGTCCTCTTGCGGCCAGCCCCAGG is a window encoding:
- a CDS encoding site-specific integrase, giving the protein MDSQNCLALLLMHTGKRLRTLTTADLLAFDQARLQGMFSNIGLLSLYQLLVDLEVVEDTPLAYSWNAHLKPLAIRTMLIEEGLDEPKILSVFEAYFAERQLTLAPDSVMRECRFLIRRFWKQIPETERQQSGFNLSFQTAQQLKASLRIHPRTGRQTNPKRSFHAISALYAFLNRKAAENPSQWREFAAESPISSNESRRAKLIQDVALDKMQQHTLSLLPHLTQIRRLLKENYEHAQELLTHTLQSEGGEVFQVGGVTYMKLQSEDVTRRKQAQEHLRDTIKRADSKGRGHFQIRNREEQAFWMWASVEILIRTGLRPVELFKLKRTDLINRRSATGMRVASLRIAASKTILPRIIDLSPEAFSFICRIIDRVQANHDTYPVVDRYDCVSKSFELSQPFLLQLQYSARRQAFRGREIQYSLHRFFKKMHSDGKLAEGVFLGLKDCRRIFATRLYQKNVPILAISYALGHADVKTTMHYIAYQGDDLHMHLDNLWESI
- a CDS encoding IS4 family transposase, whose protein sequence is MKTPGSRPPHDTLQTALRSAFPLDARRLVVFTALVLAVIQARTVVLYSLKTHVTLPGTLTARYQRLCRFVQFSFPEGLFPRFALSFLPEGPLDLILDRTNWRFGQQDVNILLLSAVWNGFSLPLMWTLLPHGGASDSRTRESLVARFLTLCPDRPVRCLLADREFIGQHWFRFLDQHGIAPCIRLPARATIGQHRLPVWAVFKKLQVGEVRVWRRQTLIYGVSLRVAATKNAAGETLYLAYRGHVGPNLRRYAGRWQAENLHSALKTRGFNLEDTGLTRAERVSTLLTVVSVAFIWACVTGELLANKKDVQIKKHGHRAVSVFRLGLDHLQDLLLHPSPSSWRTLTTLMPRFEG
- a CDS encoding transposase; protein product: MSTSQILGERVRILADEFLAVPTTSYQQRSLEAALSMFLDTATKTALHRAELVSKSALSRLLNEYPWDTAQGWAILQRAQWDALLVAARRKHRPLLRLSVDLTSIEKKGSTLPFVRVYNEVHGIHLVVLFAEYGAVKFPVGYRVYRGKGTATPVTLARELLRTVPDAIRRRFRIRVLADSGFESAVFLDEVRQLGFEFVVGVRSTRRTMHPGEVTVADCPHGGYIELKNWPHDPLVLGRVDRGDRVFHAVSSELMEGDEVVAEGAKRWSEESFFKEGKHQFGLAQFALRTAVGLDRWVLLVFLAWTLAILHRETGMTLEACAALALMTVMPDVHLNRLLLTFSRNSEFLRQHGYSLRYARCNS
- the xerC gene encoding tyrosine recombinase XerC; the protein is MPQRTAHALPADLLQRFRDVPSSARDRALIEALFCTAGRAMEVLAMTVGDIQWEARKVMLTTKGQAFKTAVAVSSRLLVLLRDYLAERPGPAAPGDPLWLMERGKVRPMTYTALRAVLRRLNTEFGSNVTAHDFRATSATALASSADLPLLAVKRHLRHRDLLSTQRYLGVDGIYDAARISARIDSFAELDDVDVAEGYDAEAFNRVFGSGTQ
- a CDS encoding helix-turn-helix domain-containing protein; the protein is MKRRSSALSIQEVQYLERLGAHIRALRQAHELGLDELADRAGLHRTHLWKIEKGQLNAGAISYVRLASQLGVAPGELFPAFPLPPDQALREPS
- a CDS encoding DUF2442 domain-containing protein; the protein is MDVDARSRGAKVRCSIPVEAATQTSALGGITEVLVEPGVHQLWVTLGHEQTYRLDLQPLLDIETHRTLRLTTLFARVQVGPGGQHLIWPGGVQLDLPSLLEKPGAQLPARTLAVVPARHRYRPLLPYLLHQQPATYLRPTPIEPVTVQRLLRLRTSELDQVLRGVPVPAEPLLNRLYDLGVFLTSHFAEDHLYALMRRPWRYGEQQCPRQPLLHTMLGCLQNGRPDLIERPCMLIATGE